In Mycoplasma sp. OR1901, the following are encoded in one genomic region:
- a CDS encoding RNA polymerase sigma factor, whose protein sequence is MNEYSLVIDILKDELKRKKKTFFTQEEVFDILDKRKLSIAQDDDYDGITEFFEVLMKHNIISNKVDQGDDELIDNTWSKEIETSSQKPTTKKKEKKTKEEVQIEEENELDFDDESEELDPDLFEDEDDDSSDDDDDDKTEYDYSNDDNDELESEEEEEVEEEADDLYSSSSEDDEFDLDLSFDANQEILLETENKKTSNLANKLTETNDIVKWYMRWIGKYGNLLTDEEEAEICRQIEKGGFRGKRARDKLVLRNLRLVINNAKKYKNRGLSFIDLISEGNQGIMKAVQKFDVSKGFKFSTYATWWIRQAITRAVADQARTIRVPVHMVETINKVSKIERELQHNLGYEPSDKEIADEINRIAGNEDFTADKVAYIKKINIDPISLDKQVGKENDSSFSDFIKDENTIGPVDHSAHEELSELILKMIEETLEEDEKELICKRYGVGYDKDGKRYRVHSLEELAVSRNNVSKERIRQIENKILRKLRNNPKFGKNLKDYHS, encoded by the coding sequence ATGAATGAATATAGTTTAGTAATCGACATTTTAAAAGATGAATTGAAGAGGAAAAAGAAAACTTTTTTCACTCAAGAGGAAGTGTTTGATATCTTAGATAAAAGAAAACTAAGTATTGCTCAAGATGATGATTACGATGGTATCACTGAATTTTTTGAAGTTCTTATGAAACACAATATCATTAGTAATAAAGTTGATCAGGGTGACGATGAATTAATTGATAATACATGATCTAAAGAAATAGAAACTTCATCTCAAAAGCCAACTACAAAGAAAAAAGAAAAGAAAACTAAAGAAGAAGTTCAAATCGAAGAAGAAAATGAACTTGATTTTGATGATGAGTCAGAGGAGCTAGATCCTGACTTATTTGAAGATGAGGATGATGATTCTTCAGACGATGACGACGATGATAAAACAGAATATGATTACTCAAATGATGACAACGATGAATTAGAATCTGAAGAGGAAGAAGAAGTTGAAGAAGAGGCTGATGATTTATATTCATCTAGCTCTGAAGATGACGAGTTTGATTTAGACTTAAGCTTTGATGCTAATCAAGAAATTTTATTAGAAACTGAAAATAAAAAAACAAGTAACTTAGCAAATAAATTAACCGAAACTAATGACATTGTTAAATGATATATGCGTTGAATCGGTAAATATGGTAACCTTTTAACTGATGAGGAAGAAGCTGAAATTTGCCGTCAAATTGAAAAAGGTGGTTTCAGAGGTAAAAGAGCAAGAGATAAATTAGTTTTACGTAATTTACGTTTAGTTATTAATAATGCTAAAAAATATAAAAATAGAGGTCTTTCATTTATTGATTTAATTTCTGAAGGTAACCAAGGGATTATGAAAGCTGTTCAAAAATTTGACGTCTCTAAAGGGTTCAAATTCTCAACATATGCAACATGATGAATTAGACAAGCTATTACGCGTGCAGTTGCTGATCAAGCTAGAACAATTAGGGTTCCAGTTCATATGGTTGAAACAATTAATAAAGTTTCTAAAATAGAAAGAGAACTTCAACATAATTTAGGTTATGAACCTTCTGATAAAGAAATAGCAGATGAAATTAATAGAATAGCAGGGAATGAAGATTTTACAGCTGATAAAGTAGCTTACATTAAAAAAATTAATATTGATCCAATTTCACTTGATAAACAAGTAGGTAAAGAAAATGATTCATCATTTAGTGATTTCATTAAAGATGAAAATACAATTGGACCAGTTGATCACTCAGCACACGAAGAATTATCTGAATTAATCTTAAAAATGATTGAAGAAACACTTGAAGAAGACGAAAAAGAATTAATTTGCAAACGTTATGGTGTAGGTTATGATAAAGATGGTAAAAGATACAGAGTCCATTCATTAGAAGAGTTAGCTGTATCAAGAAACAATGTTTCTAAAGAAAGAATTAGACAAATTGAAAATAAAATTCTAAGAAAGTTAAGAAATAATCCTAAATTTGGTAAAAATTTAAAAGATTACCACTCATAA
- a CDS encoding Nif3-like dinuclear metal center hexameric protein: MKLKEIIIELEKMYPLSNKEIWDPSGYSVKTQQHKKVTGVLLAIDLTNEVLEEAIKKGCNLILTHHPFLFEKDKKTEFLKSPYKKQIIEKLRKNQITSYAMHTNYDSSTLGTSYQIVRNLGLEKYFDYQSPKYSAIINKKTNLNEISSLLKEKLSLHSFRTNVESQNYQQELNKVAFLSGSGYIGQIIEMKDQIDLFVTSDLKWSDWITYKNNNINILEIPHLDEEVFAYHLYEIIKEKFEKVPNVHIFKLEQPYNNINEEK, translated from the coding sequence ATGAAATTAAAAGAAATTATTATTGAATTAGAAAAAATGTATCCACTATCAAATAAAGAAATTTGAGACCCGTCTGGATACTCAGTTAAAACACAACAACACAAAAAAGTAACAGGAGTTTTATTAGCAATTGATTTAACTAATGAAGTTCTAGAAGAAGCAATTAAAAAAGGATGTAATTTAATCCTAACACACCATCCTTTTTTATTTGAAAAAGATAAAAAAACCGAGTTTTTAAAATCACCATATAAAAAACAAATTATTGAAAAACTAAGAAAAAATCAAATAACTTCTTACGCAATGCATACTAATTATGATTCGTCAACTTTAGGTACTTCGTATCAAATAGTTAGAAATCTTGGTTTAGAAAAATATTTTGATTATCAATCACCAAAGTATAGTGCTATAATAAATAAAAAAACAAACTTAAATGAAATTTCATCATTATTAAAAGAAAAATTAAGTTTACACTCATTCAGAACAAATGTCGAATCTCAAAACTACCAACAAGAATTAAATAAAGTTGCATTTTTAAGTGGGAGTGGTTATATTGGTCAAATAATTGAAATGAAAGATCAAATAGATTTATTTGTAACTAGCGATCTTAAATGAAGTGACTGAATAACATATAAAAATAATAATATTAACATTTTAGAGATACCACATTTAGATGAAGAGGTTTTTGCTTATCATTTATACGAAATTATAAAAGAGAAATTTGAAAAAGTTCCAAATGTACATATTTTTAAATTAGAACAACCTTACAACAATATTAATGAGGAGAAATAA
- the nadE gene encoding NAD(+) synthase has protein sequence MSKITSYKDNVPVYSKEKTLEYVEVLKKFLKNKLKKANATGFIVGISGGIDSALTYSLAKLVAPNTTIGVVMPISSMSDSDLKHISELEKKFGQEFIKVDLSSVFDAQLKQLNISNKLAIANIKPRLRMTTLYALAQENNSLVLGTDNADEVYIGYFTKYGDGGADLLPISKLTKGEVNYMAELLGVPESILNKKPSAGLWEGQNDEDELGFSYLELDYYINHLNDKDKINSYIKDESIEKIKHKHKISKHKRDGAYKPNNVK, from the coding sequence ATGAGTAAAATAACATCATATAAAGACAATGTTCCAGTATATTCTAAAGAAAAAACTTTGGAGTATGTAGAAGTTTTAAAGAAGTTTTTAAAAAATAAATTAAAGAAAGCAAACGCAACTGGATTTATAGTTGGTATTAGTGGTGGAATTGATTCTGCATTAACTTACTCATTAGCAAAACTAGTTGCTCCAAACACTACAATTGGAGTAGTTATGCCTATTTCATCAATGAGTGATTCAGATTTAAAACATATTAGCGAACTTGAAAAGAAATTTGGGCAAGAATTCATTAAGGTAGATTTAAGTAGTGTTTTTGACGCACAACTTAAACAATTAAATATTTCAAATAAATTAGCAATTGCAAACATTAAACCTAGACTAAGAATGACTACACTATATGCTTTAGCTCAAGAAAATAATTCTTTAGTATTAGGAACTGATAATGCAGATGAAGTTTATATAGGTTACTTCACTAAATATGGTGATGGTGGTGCGGATTTACTACCTATTTCTAAACTTACTAAAGGTGAAGTTAATTACATGGCTGAACTTTTAGGCGTACCAGAAAGCATTTTAAATAAAAAACCTTCTGCTGGTCTTTGAGAAGGTCAAAACGATGAAGACGAATTAGGTTTTAGTTATTTAGAACTTGATTACTACATTAATCATTTAAATGATAAAGATAAAATTAATTCATACATTAAAGATGAATCAATTGAAAAAATAAAACACAAACACAAAATATCAAAACATAAAAGAGATGGTGCTTATAAACCAAACAATGTAAAATAA
- a CDS encoding YebC/PmpR family DNA-binding transcriptional regulator — MAGHSHSANIAHRKGAQDAARGKIFQKLSKEIYVAAMLGPDPDMNPALKLAISKAKSKNMPKDNIERAIAKAKGSKDSDAFIELLFNATVSGGATFMVLALTDNVNRAKSNVQSYFNKQNATLGKTGQVPYAFDKKGIIEVSKSLVSEDELMMVALEAGAENVETNDETFVVLTEPDSFSDVKTKLEEELKIEEFIQCEVTYIPNMYVEYDEEKKTKLFEFIDKLKEDDDVQEVYHNIQE, encoded by the coding sequence ATGGCAGGACATTCACACTCAGCAAATATAGCTCACAGGAAAGGCGCACAAGATGCAGCTAGAGGAAAAATTTTCCAAAAATTATCTAAAGAAATCTATGTAGCAGCAATGTTAGGACCAGATCCAGACATGAACCCGGCACTTAAATTAGCTATTTCTAAGGCAAAATCAAAAAATATGCCTAAAGATAACATAGAAAGAGCAATCGCAAAAGCTAAGGGATCTAAAGATTCAGATGCATTTATTGAATTATTATTTAATGCAACAGTTAGTGGTGGAGCAACTTTTATGGTTTTAGCTTTAACTGACAATGTTAATAGAGCAAAATCAAACGTACAATCATACTTCAACAAGCAAAATGCAACACTTGGTAAAACAGGTCAAGTTCCTTACGCATTTGATAAAAAAGGAATTATCGAAGTTTCTAAATCATTAGTTTCTGAAGATGAATTAATGATGGTCGCATTAGAAGCAGGAGCTGAAAATGTTGAAACAAACGATGAAACATTTGTTGTTTTAACTGAACCAGATAGTTTCAGTGATGTTAAAACAAAACTTGAAGAAGAATTAAAAATTGAAGAATTTATTCAATGTGAAGTTACATACATTCCAAATATGTATGTTGAATATGATGAAGAAAAGAAAACAAAATTATTTGAATTTATCGATAAATTAAAAGAAGACGACGACGTCCAAGAAGTTTATCATAATATTCAGGAGTAA
- a CDS encoding ZIP family metal transporter yields the protein MNWIYEIYKGINNGVQNEIGSKIILVLIFLMILLSIPTILSITLPFAKKLLNSNVKVYLYAFSTGFFIILATFGFLRESIEQSSMYASTHAYWSKNTYLLNILLVGGGSLLGLVIAIMIKFVISYKLNQKLMKSRKLSVFIHEHNHSDGEIHHHSHEEFLSNKDDRINLAEDTIFVEKVEKKLKLIALLLLLTHRIPEGLLIGYSLSQNILIGQFAEMGSTDAGVTTLTIAYLFSLILHLIPEEFIFYVRLRESGFSPIKSLMISFLGLSLFLPFMLIGIFVNIGSQGYINSLIYSTIGTIFIFTSLVEFLPEFYHWILNKKKYFFVILIMFIGIIFAIFILSFHSHGH from the coding sequence ATGAATTGAATTTATGAAATTTATAAAGGTATAAATAATGGAGTTCAAAATGAAATAGGTTCTAAAATCATATTAGTTTTAATTTTCTTAATGATTTTACTTTCGATACCTACAATTTTATCTATCACACTCCCTTTTGCTAAAAAACTATTAAATAGCAATGTAAAAGTTTATTTATATGCTTTTTCAACTGGTTTTTTCATAATATTAGCTACCTTTGGTTTCCTTCGTGAATCTATTGAGCAATCTTCTATGTATGCGTCAACCCATGCTTATTGGAGTAAAAATACTTATTTATTAAATATATTACTAGTAGGTGGTGGATCGCTTTTAGGTTTAGTAATAGCAATTATGATTAAATTTGTTATTTCATATAAACTTAACCAAAAATTAATGAAATCTAGAAAACTAAGTGTATTCATTCATGAACATAATCATTCTGATGGCGAAATTCATCATCATTCGCATGAAGAATTTTTATCAAATAAAGATGATCGTATTAATTTAGCTGAAGATACAATTTTTGTAGAGAAAGTAGAAAAAAAATTAAAATTAATCGCTTTATTACTTCTACTTACACATAGAATACCTGAAGGTCTATTAATAGGTTATAGTTTATCTCAAAATATTCTTATAGGCCAATTTGCCGAAATGGGTTCAACTGATGCTGGAGTTACTACTTTAACAATAGCTTATCTATTTTCATTAATATTACATTTAATACCTGAAGAATTTATTTTCTATGTTAGATTGCGTGAATCTGGTTTTTCACCGATAAAATCATTAATGATATCATTTTTAGGTTTATCTTTATTTTTACCATTTATGTTGATAGGTATATTTGTTAACATTGGTTCACAAGGATATATAAATTCACTAATTTATTCAACAATTGGAACAATATTTATATTTACATCTTTAGTGGAATTTTTACCTGAATTTTATCATTGAATATTAAACAAGAAAAAATATTTTTTTGTCATTTTAATCATGTTTATAGGAATAATATTTGCAATTTTCATATTATCATTCCATTCACATGGTCACTAA
- a CDS encoding DHH family phosphoesterase translates to MNTRKKYLLFALLSIVFILIIVGLVLVMYFKKINTYTHWLIIDLSIIVCLILTSFSIHRTILHFARSREIIKKSFNGFIEDMMESNSIGLIIYDVDKKIVYTTKYIKTKFKKDFIGKNIFDFFKDINPKYEDLNFEVNKLNISNENGDYEVQFWPLNNVVLIRDITTESIYKNEIWEQKPVIAELEIDNYSLYQSILSEEQLFKINSIVINLINECVKRYNIIYRQYTNGKFLIFTNELTLKELIENNFEPFMNIDDDISREEININKLSLSIGIAHGWNSLNEKLEQAKKALVQAQSRGGDQVAIFSNFMPHKYYGSNNEILPDNNRTKIKEVASYFARKLEDTNIQNVIIYGHRLADLDALGSAYAVYLIAKKFGKKVYICSETYDSTVENWLETNTWFNKNQILINRKQASEYSSVNTLIVFVDNSDPLRTDNPTVLLNSKRENIFVFDHHRVAKQVDYALKTNVFIDTSSSSASEIVTEILMFLSYKNILDINGAQMLLNGIYLDTNNFSKSATPRAFEAAAWLGLKGANPIISRDLLKIDEKTEKVIESILSNITEIKEGFYLAYSDTEVTNDVISIAANEVLKIKGRVASFVVAKLKGTKKYKLSARGINTNVQIICEAVGGGGHFSVAAAESDEELDVFIDNIRHAISQNGNKEG, encoded by the coding sequence ATGAATACTAGAAAAAAATACCTTCTTTTTGCTCTTTTATCTATTGTTTTTATACTAATAATTGTTGGTTTAGTACTAGTAATGTATTTCAAAAAAATAAATACATATACACATTGATTAATAATAGATTTATCAATAATTGTATGTTTAATTCTTACATCTTTTTCAATACATCGAACTATTTTGCATTTTGCAAGAAGTAGAGAAATTATTAAAAAATCGTTTAATGGTTTTATTGAAGATATGATGGAATCAAATTCAATTGGTTTAATAATTTATGATGTTGACAAAAAAATTGTATACACAACTAAATATATAAAAACAAAATTTAAAAAAGATTTTATTGGAAAAAATATTTTTGACTTTTTTAAGGATATAAATCCAAAATATGAAGATTTAAATTTTGAAGTTAACAAATTAAATATTAGCAACGAAAACGGTGATTATGAAGTTCAATTTTGACCTTTAAACAATGTTGTTTTAATTAGAGATATAACTACAGAATCAATTTACAAGAATGAAATTTGAGAACAAAAACCAGTAATTGCAGAATTAGAAATTGATAACTATAGCTTGTATCAATCTATACTCTCAGAGGAACAATTATTCAAAATAAATTCAATTGTTATTAACTTAATAAATGAATGTGTTAAAAGATACAATATTATTTATCGTCAATACACAAATGGTAAATTTCTTATTTTTACTAATGAATTAACATTAAAAGAACTTATAGAAAATAATTTTGAACCTTTTATGAATATAGATGATGATATTTCAAGAGAAGAAATTAATATTAATAAATTATCATTAAGTATTGGTATAGCACATGGTTGAAATTCACTAAATGAAAAATTAGAGCAAGCTAAAAAAGCTTTAGTTCAAGCTCAATCACGTGGTGGTGACCAAGTTGCGATATTCTCAAACTTTATGCCACACAAATATTATGGTTCAAATAATGAAATTTTACCTGATAATAATAGAACTAAAATTAAAGAAGTTGCAAGTTACTTTGCTAGAAAACTAGAAGATACAAATATTCAAAATGTTATTATTTATGGTCATAGATTAGCAGACTTAGATGCTTTAGGATCAGCATACGCTGTATACCTAATTGCTAAGAAATTTGGTAAAAAAGTTTATATATGTAGTGAAACATATGATAGTACAGTTGAAAATTGGTTAGAAACTAATACATGATTTAATAAAAATCAAATATTAATAAATAGAAAACAAGCTTCAGAATATAGTTCAGTGAACACATTAATCGTTTTTGTTGATAACTCCGATCCTTTGAGAACAGATAACCCAACAGTGTTATTAAATTCAAAACGTGAAAATATATTTGTTTTTGATCACCATAGAGTGGCTAAACAAGTGGATTACGCACTCAAAACAAATGTATTTATCGATACTAGCTCTTCGAGTGCATCAGAAATAGTTACTGAAATATTAATGTTCTTATCATATAAAAATATTTTAGATATAAATGGTGCTCAAATGCTATTAAACGGAATTTATCTTGATACTAATAATTTTTCTAAATCTGCAACACCGAGAGCTTTCGAAGCTGCTGCATGGTTAGGGTTAAAAGGCGCAAATCCTATTATTAGTAGAGATTTATTAAAAATAGATGAAAAAACGGAAAAAGTTATTGAATCAATATTATCAAACATAACAGAGATAAAAGAAGGATTTTACTTAGCTTATTCTGATACTGAAGTAACTAACGATGTTATTTCGATAGCAGCAAATGAAGTTTTAAAAATTAAAGGTCGTGTCGCTTCGTTTGTTGTTGCTAAATTAAAAGGTACTAAAAAATACAAACTTAGTGCACGTGGTATTAATACAAACGTTCAAATAATTTGTGAAGCTGTAGGTGGAGGTGGTCACTTTAGTGTTGCCGCCGCTGAAAGTGATGAAGAATTGGATGTATTTATTGATAATATTAGACACGCAATATCTCAAAATGGAAATAAGGAAGGTTAA
- the rplI gene encoding 50S ribosomal protein L9, producing MKIILIKDSKDGKANTIIDVSPGYGTNYLVRNKIGVPYNEKNYAQLQRKLDKLVSDEHETRNEAHQLKEKLEELVLKFELSANIDGNKNLNVHGSISTKDVEKEVTKRGFNVPKHAFQKIHLVSEGKHEIDAILYKDIVAKIRIEIKINVHK from the coding sequence ATGAAAATTATCTTAATAAAAGACTCTAAAGATGGAAAAGCAAATACAATTATTGATGTATCACCAGGTTATGGTACTAACTATTTAGTTAGAAATAAAATCGGTGTTCCATATAATGAAAAAAATTACGCTCAATTACAAAGAAAATTAGATAAATTAGTTTCTGATGAACACGAGACAAGAAATGAAGCTCATCAATTAAAAGAAAAACTTGAAGAATTAGTTTTAAAATTTGAACTAAGCGCAAATATTGATGGAAATAAAAATTTAAATGTTCATGGTTCAATTTCTACAAAAGACGTTGAAAAAGAAGTTACTAAACGTGGATTTAATGTTCCTAAACATGCTTTCCAAAAAATTCACTTAGTTTCTGAAGGGAAACACGAAATAGACGCTATTTTATATAAAGATATAGTTGCTAAAATTAGAATTGAAATTAAAATAAATGTACACAAATAA